The following proteins are encoded in a genomic region of Herminiimonas arsenicoxydans:
- the czcB1 gene encoding Cobalt-zinc-cadmium resistance protein CzcB (Cation efflux system protein CzcB) (Evidence 2a : Function of homologous gene experimentally demonstrated in an other organism; PubMedId : 2678100, 8829543, 9044283; Product type t : transporter) produces the protein MKFKPRNKQTTIIIIVAVIGLLLGGLILGMGKAKSPDEEQEHGHVETKGHADEEHHGEKGDAKHDEAKGHADEEHHAASEAQKGPHGGKLFSKDGYGIELTIFEANVEPEFRLYAYNNDKPLDPSASQVSVTLERLGRKPQVFTFVKEGNYLKGNSVVEEPHSFKVTINARYGDKPYQFAYSQEEGRVNMTDEQLKQNGVKIMTAGPARIKTNLQLIGEIRLNEDRTVHVVPRLAGIVDSVRANAGDQVKKGQVLAVISSQSLSDQRSELLAAQKRLSLARTTYEREKSLWEEKISAEQDYLQARAAMQEAQIMAQSAQQKLAALGASPSSSNLTQYEIRSPIDGVITDKNISTGSVTKEDANIFVVSDLSTVWVDLTVRAEDIGALKVGQKGTVKSSAFDGQDVGAVSYIGALVGEQTRTAKARIVLANPKGLWRPGLPVNVNLVAGEVDVPVAISVDSIQTLGDREVVFGRYGNLLEARPLELGRSDGKLIEVLSGLIVDEKYAGTNSFLIKAEIGKSSAGHDH, from the coding sequence ATGAAATTTAAACCACGTAATAAACAAACCACCATCATTATTATCGTAGCCGTCATTGGCTTGCTGCTAGGCGGCTTGATCTTGGGAATGGGCAAAGCAAAATCGCCAGACGAAGAGCAAGAGCATGGGCACGTCGAAACAAAAGGCCACGCCGATGAAGAGCATCATGGTGAAAAGGGTGATGCCAAGCACGATGAGGCCAAAGGGCATGCAGATGAAGAGCACCATGCCGCATCAGAGGCGCAAAAAGGTCCACACGGTGGCAAGCTGTTTAGCAAAGATGGTTATGGTATCGAACTCACCATTTTTGAAGCAAATGTGGAACCTGAGTTTCGCTTGTACGCGTACAACAATGACAAGCCATTGGATCCAAGTGCTAGTCAAGTCAGCGTGACTCTGGAACGTCTTGGTCGCAAACCACAGGTATTCACCTTTGTAAAAGAAGGCAATTACCTGAAGGGAAATTCCGTAGTTGAAGAACCGCATTCTTTTAAAGTGACCATTAATGCCCGCTATGGCGATAAGCCATATCAGTTTGCATACTCGCAGGAAGAGGGTCGGGTCAATATGACCGACGAGCAACTGAAACAAAACGGCGTAAAAATCATGACTGCCGGTCCAGCACGAATTAAAACAAACCTGCAATTAATTGGTGAGATACGTCTGAATGAAGACCGTACCGTCCATGTCGTGCCAAGACTGGCTGGCATAGTTGATTCAGTCCGCGCGAATGCAGGCGACCAGGTAAAAAAAGGCCAAGTGCTTGCGGTAATTTCAAGTCAGTCGCTGTCGGATCAACGTAGCGAACTATTGGCAGCGCAGAAACGCTTGAGTCTTGCACGCACGACCTACGAGCGTGAAAAAAGCCTATGGGAAGAAAAAATCTCTGCTGAGCAGGATTATTTACAAGCACGCGCTGCCATGCAGGAAGCTCAAATCATGGCCCAAAGTGCGCAGCAGAAACTAGCTGCATTAGGTGCATCTCCTTCCTCTTCAAATCTAACGCAATATGAAATCCGCTCGCCTATCGACGGTGTCATTACCGACAAGAATATTTCAACCGGTTCGGTAACAAAAGAGGATGCAAATATTTTTGTCGTATCCGATTTGTCTACTGTATGGGTCGATCTGACTGTGCGTGCAGAGGATATCGGTGCGTTAAAAGTTGGGCAAAAAGGCACGGTCAAATCCAGTGCCTTCGATGGGCAAGATGTGGGAGCAGTTTCATATATCGGCGCTTTGGTTGGGGAGCAAACACGTACCGCCAAGGCGAGAATTGTACTTGCCAATCCTAAAGGACTATGGCGTCCAGGCCTGCCTGTCAATGTGAATTTGGTTGCGGGGGAAGTAGACGTGCCGGTTGCTATTTCAGTTGACTCTATACAGACACTCGGAGATAGAGAGGTTGTATTTGGTCGTTATGGAAATCTGCTTGAAGCACGTCCACTCGAGTTGGGACGCAGCGACGGTAAGTTGATCGAGGTACTTAGTGGTTTGATTGTCGACGAAAAATATGCAGGCACAAATAGTTTTCTGATCAAGGCTGAAATTGGCAAATCAAGTGCTGGCCACGACCATTAG
- a CDS encoding putative periplasmic cation efflux system protein czcI (Evidence 3 : Function proposed based on presence of conserved amino acid motif, structural feature or limited homology; Product type pt : putative transporter) → MKRLLVIFMLVVIPFQLSWAAAAVYCEHEINPTTLHFGHHEHKHIASPNEVKADASKAAAAVDGDCTSCHLGGIAILTIPLPALALDIISAPLIISSNSLLASSRPSRPERPKWTVAVS, encoded by the coding sequence ATGAAACGCCTATTGGTCATTTTTATGCTTGTCGTCATTCCGTTCCAGCTTAGCTGGGCAGCGGCTGCCGTCTATTGCGAGCATGAAATCAATCCAACGACATTGCATTTCGGCCATCACGAGCATAAGCATATTGCTTCCCCTAATGAGGTAAAGGCAGATGCTTCAAAAGCAGCTGCGGCCGTGGATGGTGATTGCACTTCCTGCCATTTAGGCGGCATAGCAATTTTGACCATACCTCTACCAGCGTTGGCGTTGGACATTATTAGTGCGCCATTAATCATTTCCAGTAATTCCTTACTTGCTTCAAGTCGTCCCTCCCGACCTGAACGTCCCAAATGGACAGTCGCCGTTTCTTGA
- a CDS encoding conserved hypothetical protein, putative membrane protein (Evidence 4 : Homologs of previously reported genes of unknown function), which produces METIGTPFQPNLVAPTKAATSILQCPRCESMRIEKKDYGRKAGGIIGTAAGTTAGFAGIASGANIGATAGLIAGPLGAALGGIAGALLGGLIGGSVGCATGAKLGEVIDDTVFDNYVCLDCGHTFGNHHT; this is translated from the coding sequence ATGGAAACAATAGGCACACCGTTCCAACCAAACCTCGTAGCACCAACCAAAGCAGCCACATCGATTCTGCAATGCCCACGATGCGAATCGATGCGCATCGAAAAGAAAGACTACGGCCGTAAAGCCGGTGGCATCATTGGTACTGCAGCAGGGACCACCGCTGGTTTTGCTGGTATCGCCAGTGGAGCAAACATAGGTGCCACAGCGGGACTCATCGCAGGACCATTGGGTGCAGCACTCGGTGGAATAGCAGGCGCACTCTTGGGTGGACTCATCGGTGGTTCGGTGGGTTGTGCAACTGGCGCAAAACTAGGTGAAGTGATCGATGACACTGTATTCGACAATTACGTGTGTCTGGATTGCGGCCACACGTTTGGTAATCACCATACCTGA
- a CDS encoding hypothetical protein (Evidence 5 : No homology to any previously reported sequences), translated as MRFFLIPFEIMRMLMAFIMRVSVIMHVYIVRVNMGMPFCNVQPNTHLTFSSSAPIVN; from the coding sequence ATGCGGTTCTTTCTCATCCCGTTCGAAATCATGCGGATGCTGATGGCGTTCATCATGCGAGTGTCTGTGATCATGCATGTCTACATCGTGCGTGTGAACATGGGCATGCCTTTCTGTAATGTGCAGCCAAATACCCATTTAACTTTCTCGTCGAGTGCACCAATAGTAAATTAG
- a CDS encoding Conserved hypothetical protein, putative phage-related (Evidence 4 : Homologs of previously reported genes of unknown function) translates to MNHPAIAPKRKPPALRLVSTKELSRDHWLAVRKGGIGSSDAAAAVGLNPYQSQLELWMIKTGRDGGLPKIDPNDETSPMYWGTLLEPIVAAHYTRRTGNRVRKINAVLQHPDPDKAWMLANIDREVVGAPDVQILECKTAGEFGARLWRDGVPEYVVCQVQHQLAVTGKAAADVCVLVCGQEIRVTRIERDDVLIAGLIELERRFWQYVETDTPPPADGSDSADTALRCLYPTDAGQRLDLTDDRDYSSTFADLVLVREEITQRQLLESKLKQKIQQRMGDASNAVFETGSVSWKRSKDSLALDMATLLLDQPDLPARYPITKPGSRRFLVTT, encoded by the coding sequence ATGAATCATCCTGCGATTGCACCAAAAAGGAAACCGCCAGCATTACGGCTGGTATCAACAAAGGAATTGAGCCGTGATCATTGGCTCGCAGTACGTAAGGGCGGCATAGGCAGCAGCGATGCCGCTGCTGCCGTTGGTCTGAATCCGTATCAGTCTCAGTTGGAGCTGTGGATGATCAAGACTGGGCGGGATGGTGGTTTGCCCAAGATTGATCCGAATGATGAAACCAGTCCGATGTATTGGGGCACGCTGCTGGAACCTATCGTTGCCGCACATTACACCCGTCGTACCGGCAACCGGGTACGCAAGATCAATGCAGTCTTGCAGCATCCCGATCCGGACAAGGCATGGATGCTGGCCAATATTGATCGTGAAGTGGTTGGTGCGCCGGACGTTCAGATCCTTGAATGCAAAACTGCTGGTGAGTTCGGTGCCCGTCTATGGCGTGATGGCGTACCTGAGTATGTGGTCTGCCAGGTCCAGCATCAATTGGCTGTCACCGGTAAAGCGGCGGCTGACGTTTGCGTGTTGGTCTGCGGTCAAGAGATTCGTGTCACCCGCATTGAGCGCGATGATGTCTTGATTGCCGGACTCATTGAGCTGGAACGCCGCTTCTGGCAGTACGTGGAAACGGATACCCCGCCACCGGCGGATGGATCTGATTCGGCTGATACGGCATTGCGCTGTCTGTATCCAACTGATGCAGGTCAACGCCTTGATCTGACGGATGACCGTGACTACTCCAGCACCTTTGCCGACCTGGTACTGGTGCGAGAAGAAATCACTCAGCGACAACTACTGGAGTCCAAACTGAAACAGAAAATCCAGCAACGCATGGGTGACGCCAGCAATGCCGTGTTCGAGACTGGCAGCGTCAGTTGGAAACGCTCCAAGGATAGCCTGGCCTTGGATATGGCCACACTACTGCTGGACCAACCCGATCTTCCTGCCCGCTATCCAATAACCAAGCCTGGCAGCCGCCGCTTTCTCGTCACAACGTAG
- the cadA1 gene encoding Cadmium-transporting ATPase (Evidence 2a : Function of homologous gene experimentally demonstrated in an other organism; PubMedId : 11282588, 10660539, 9339465, 10858330; Product type t : transporter) produces the protein MAEIHRPQSKQDIADCCSIGDCQSLSNTATQPASSDVPSNAQSVQYRISNMDCPVEEKLIRNKLEGMNGVVRLDFNLMNRILNVHHRLKSLESVTTALKAIGMDAQLVDSEAHQPNVQESASLTAAQKILLAVSGVAALAAEVLAWTTHSDGSPLVIALAFISIATGGLPTLKKGWIALKTFTLNINFLMSLAVIGAMAIGQWPEAAMVVFLFAVAELIESLSLNRARNAVHGLLKLAPDVVSLQDANGGWQEKPVESAVVGDMMRVKPGERIALDGVVTSGESSVNQAPITGESMPVDKRMGDSVYAGSINERGLLDIKVSTSSGNSTLAKIVRVIEETQNNKAATQRFVDTFARYYTPAVVVMAILVAVIPPLIFGAEFTPWLYKALVMLVIACPCALVISTPVTVVSGLTAAARLGILIKGGEFLEVGYKLKAIALDKTGTLTAGQPSVVDVKTVGNSNRESILLLAASLDVNSDHPLANAIVKAGPESSQHKVVANFEALPGRGVKGEIDGTIYYLGNHRLIEELKVCSPAIEALLDEIEGAAQTAVMLATDKTVVGIIAVADSLRESAIEGVRQLNQLGITTVMLTGDNNRTAQQIGAQVGINVIKAELLPEDKLTEIKSLQSSYGVVGMLGDGINDAPALAQANVGFAMGAAGSDTAIETADVALMNDDLRKLPAFIKLSRATRSILIQNITAAIGIKAVFFILAFMGIATLWMAVFADVGASLLVVFNGLRLLRK, from the coding sequence ATGGCTGAAATACATCGTCCTCAGAGTAAACAGGACATTGCGGATTGCTGCTCAATCGGCGATTGTCAGAGTTTATCCAATACTGCCACTCAGCCAGCTTCATCGGATGTGCCATCCAATGCACAGTCCGTCCAATACCGTATTTCCAATATGGATTGTCCTGTCGAAGAAAAACTGATTCGTAACAAGCTGGAAGGCATGAACGGGGTTGTTCGTCTCGACTTTAACCTGATGAATCGCATCCTGAATGTTCACCATCGATTAAAGAGTCTGGAGTCTGTTACCACAGCACTGAAAGCCATCGGTATGGATGCGCAGCTGGTTGATAGTGAAGCGCATCAGCCAAATGTTCAGGAATCAGCATCATTAACTGCAGCACAAAAGATACTACTGGCTGTTTCCGGTGTCGCAGCACTGGCCGCGGAAGTTCTTGCCTGGACTACGCATAGCGATGGATCGCCTCTAGTCATTGCACTGGCCTTTATTTCAATAGCAACCGGTGGATTGCCGACATTGAAAAAAGGCTGGATCGCGTTAAAGACATTCACGCTCAACATCAATTTCCTGATGAGTCTGGCAGTGATCGGCGCTATGGCAATAGGACAATGGCCCGAAGCTGCGATGGTGGTATTTCTTTTTGCGGTCGCAGAACTAATTGAGAGTCTTTCTCTGAATCGTGCACGCAATGCTGTTCATGGGCTGTTGAAACTGGCTCCAGATGTCGTGTCCTTGCAGGACGCCAATGGTGGCTGGCAAGAAAAGCCCGTGGAATCTGCTGTTGTCGGTGACATGATGCGCGTCAAGCCTGGTGAGCGTATCGCCCTCGATGGCGTCGTCACAAGTGGCGAGTCTTCTGTTAATCAGGCACCCATTACAGGTGAGAGCATGCCGGTAGACAAACGCATGGGAGATTCTGTTTATGCGGGGAGTATCAATGAGCGTGGTTTGCTGGATATCAAGGTATCCACCAGTAGCGGAAATAGCACCTTGGCAAAAATTGTTCGCGTCATTGAAGAGACGCAAAATAACAAGGCCGCGACCCAACGTTTTGTCGATACATTTGCTCGTTATTACACGCCTGCAGTAGTCGTCATGGCCATCCTTGTTGCCGTAATACCTCCTTTAATATTCGGCGCAGAATTTACACCGTGGCTCTACAAGGCGTTGGTCATGCTCGTAATAGCCTGTCCATGTGCACTGGTCATTTCTACGCCAGTAACCGTAGTGAGCGGTTTGACCGCTGCAGCAAGACTCGGAATTCTGATCAAGGGTGGAGAGTTTCTTGAGGTCGGTTACAAGTTAAAGGCGATTGCACTGGACAAGACAGGTACTCTGACAGCCGGTCAGCCATCTGTAGTTGACGTGAAAACCGTAGGCAATAGTAATCGTGAAAGCATCTTGCTACTTGCGGCAAGTTTGGATGTGAACTCCGATCATCCTTTGGCAAATGCAATCGTCAAAGCAGGCCCTGAAAGTTCTCAGCATAAAGTCGTTGCGAATTTTGAAGCATTGCCGGGGCGTGGCGTGAAGGGAGAGATCGATGGCACGATTTACTATTTGGGAAATCATCGCCTGATCGAAGAATTGAAAGTTTGTAGCCCAGCGATTGAAGCGCTTCTGGATGAAATAGAAGGTGCTGCGCAAACCGCTGTAATGCTCGCAACTGACAAAACGGTCGTGGGTATTATTGCCGTTGCCGATAGCCTGCGCGAGAGTGCTATTGAAGGTGTTCGTCAACTGAATCAACTAGGCATAACCACCGTCATGCTGACCGGTGATAACAATCGCACAGCGCAGCAGATCGGTGCTCAGGTTGGTATTAATGTCATCAAGGCAGAACTACTGCCAGAAGACAAGTTGACCGAAATCAAAAGTCTTCAATCAAGCTATGGCGTAGTTGGGATGCTTGGTGACGGTATTAACGATGCACCTGCATTGGCTCAAGCAAATGTTGGCTTCGCAATGGGCGCAGCAGGTAGCGATACCGCTATCGAAACCGCAGACGTCGCTTTAATGAATGATGATCTTCGGAAACTTCCTGCTTTTATTAAATTAAGTCGAGCAACCCGCAGCATTTTGATTCAAAACATCACCGCAGCGATTGGTATTAAAGCAGTATTTTTTATCCTAGCTTTTATGGGAATAGCGACACTTTGGATGGCTGTGTTTGCTGACGTTGGCGCGAGTCTCCTGGTAGTCTTCAATGGTTTGCGCTTGCTACGGAAATGA
- a CDS encoding Conserved hypothetical protein (Evidence 4 : Homologs of previously reported genes of unknown function): protein MAHLLHNMAYVGATPWHGLGNQLTAKQPLEVWAKQAGMDWDIREAPVRFMTESVGNLGAIMSFPENKVLFRSDTNEPLSVVGQRYQVVQPREILEFYRDLTEISGFELETAGVLKGGRKIWALARTGQSSTIKGNDVTNGYVLLATACDGTLATTAQFTSIRVVCNNTLAVALSGSNGAVKVPHSTSFDPQAVKQQLGISVSTWDTFMYRMKGLSDRKVKSKEVQNYYLRVFTDQSKTASGHTNERAMTKAMAMFDGHGKGAELASSKGTALGLLNSVTEFIDHERRARSTDHRLESAWFGQGAHLKQKALDQALLMIG from the coding sequence ATGGCACATCTTTTACACAACATGGCCTATGTCGGCGCAACACCCTGGCATGGTCTAGGCAATCAACTCACCGCCAAACAACCGCTCGAAGTCTGGGCCAAGCAAGCCGGCATGGACTGGGACATACGCGAAGCACCGGTGCGCTTCATGACGGAAAGCGTCGGCAATCTCGGTGCCATCATGTCCTTCCCGGAGAACAAGGTGCTGTTCCGCTCCGACACCAACGAACCTTTATCGGTCGTCGGTCAACGCTATCAGGTCGTTCAACCCCGTGAGATTCTGGAGTTCTATCGCGACCTGACTGAGATCTCCGGCTTCGAGCTTGAGACAGCTGGCGTCTTGAAAGGTGGTCGCAAGATCTGGGCATTAGCGCGTACCGGACAATCGTCCACCATCAAGGGCAACGATGTAACGAATGGCTATGTGCTGCTGGCCACCGCCTGTGACGGCACGCTGGCGACCACCGCGCAGTTCACGTCGATCCGTGTGGTGTGCAACAACACACTGGCGGTCGCGCTGTCTGGCAGCAACGGTGCCGTCAAAGTCCCGCACAGCACATCCTTTGATCCCCAGGCAGTCAAACAGCAACTCGGCATTTCCGTATCGACCTGGGATACCTTCATGTACCGCATGAAGGGTTTGAGTGATCGGAAGGTCAAATCAAAAGAAGTACAGAACTACTACCTGCGGGTCTTTACCGACCAAAGTAAAACTGCCTCCGGCCACACCAACGAACGCGCCATGACGAAAGCCATGGCGATGTTCGATGGGCATGGCAAGGGCGCAGAACTGGCTTCTTCCAAGGGAACGGCACTGGGCCTGCTGAATTCAGTAACCGAGTTTATCGATCATGAACGACGTGCGCGCAGTACCGATCATCGACTGGAATCTGCCTGGTTTGGTCAGGGAGCGCATCTTAAACAGAAGGCATTAGACCAGGCATTGCTGATGATTGGCTGA
- the czcC1 gene encoding Cobalt-zinc-cadmium resistance protein CzcC precursor (Cation efflux system protein CzcC) (Evidence 2a : Function of homologous gene experimentally demonstrated in an other organism; PubMedId : 2678100, 7766206; Product type t : transporter), with product MQKVLLPFLIAASAVFTATLPAYAQTSPYSGTSSENASAKPTVLTRLTLAAALDLAFNANPEIAVARREAQATEGSIQQAGLIPNPELETLVEDSKRETRTTTMQINQTIELGGKRGARINAAERGRDFALMELKAKQADIRAKVISAFYDVLVGQERYRLAEESVELAKRATQIAARRVLSGKISPVEETRARVAESGVRIELAQATNELETARRQLAATWGDVAPRFERVEDPETDLPALALLPELTQRLQQSPTLLRAKIEVERRQAMVEVELSRRIPDVTVSLGAKRDEQMGRNQAVIGLSMPIPVFDRNQGNVLESLRRTDKARDELIATEVNLNVELGQAHGRLSTARLETELIKTEILPGAQRNYEATTKGFELGKFSFLEVLDAQRTFFQAKSQYLRSLAETYRAATDIDRLLGEPFSAIK from the coding sequence ATGCAAAAGGTCTTACTGCCGTTTTTGATTGCGGCATCAGCAGTATTTACAGCAACTCTTCCCGCGTATGCGCAGACGTCGCCATATTCCGGCACGTCATCAGAAAATGCTAGCGCAAAGCCAACTGTGTTAACACGGCTGACGCTCGCAGCGGCATTGGACTTAGCGTTTAACGCTAATCCAGAAATTGCCGTGGCGCGTCGCGAAGCGCAAGCAACCGAAGGCTCGATTCAGCAAGCCGGACTCATTCCAAATCCAGAACTGGAAACCTTGGTTGAAGATTCCAAGCGCGAGACGCGCACAACGACCATGCAGATAAATCAAACTATTGAACTGGGCGGAAAACGTGGTGCGCGTATTAATGCGGCGGAGCGCGGACGTGATTTCGCTCTCATGGAGCTAAAGGCAAAACAGGCCGACATACGTGCGAAAGTTATTTCAGCTTTCTACGATGTTTTGGTGGGTCAGGAGCGCTATCGTCTGGCTGAAGAATCAGTCGAGCTAGCAAAACGCGCAACGCAGATTGCAGCTAGACGTGTGCTGTCTGGAAAGATTTCACCTGTTGAAGAAACGCGCGCGCGCGTGGCCGAATCTGGTGTCCGTATTGAACTTGCACAAGCAACGAACGAGTTGGAAACAGCTCGGCGTCAATTAGCAGCAACGTGGGGAGATGTTGCTCCACGTTTTGAGCGTGTTGAAGATCCCGAGACCGATCTTCCTGCCCTTGCATTATTACCTGAGTTGACGCAACGCTTGCAGCAGTCCCCGACTCTACTACGCGCAAAAATTGAAGTTGAACGCCGGCAGGCAATGGTGGAAGTTGAACTTAGTCGGCGGATTCCCGATGTTACGGTCAGCCTGGGTGCCAAGCGTGATGAACAGATGGGCCGCAATCAAGCAGTGATCGGTTTATCGATGCCGATACCTGTATTTGATCGTAATCAAGGCAATGTCCTGGAATCTCTTCGCCGGACTGACAAAGCACGTGATGAGCTCATAGCGACAGAAGTTAATTTAAATGTGGAGCTCGGGCAAGCACATGGTCGCTTAAGCACTGCGCGTCTGGAAACTGAATTAATAAAAACGGAAATCCTGCCGGGCGCACAACGCAACTACGAAGCAACCACAAAAGGCTTCGAACTTGGGAAGTTCAGCTTCCTTGAGGTGCTCGACGCGCAACGCACTTTTTTCCAGGCTAAATCGCAGTATTTGCGTTCCTTAGCCGAAACCTACCGTGCCGCAACTGACATAGACCGTCTGCTGGGCGAACCATTTTCTGCCATCAAGTAA
- a CDS encoding putative Nitrogen regulatory protein P-II, glnB-like (Evidence 3 : Function proposed based on presence of conserved amino acid motif, structural feature or limited homology; Product type pr : putative regulator), with protein sequence MKQIIAIIQPHRLEIVERALQGMSHLPGFTLFPARGHARGHGAQHIFTADEWNPDMHEHIVLLMFCPDDIADEAVEAIRAASHTGNSGDGLIAVTAVEDMVRIHSGERGDAAL encoded by the coding sequence ATGAAACAGATTATCGCAATCATTCAACCGCATCGACTCGAGATCGTTGAACGCGCCTTACAAGGCATGAGCCATTTACCAGGCTTTACTCTTTTCCCTGCGCGCGGACATGCTCGCGGCCATGGTGCCCAGCATATATTTACAGCTGACGAGTGGAACCCCGATATGCATGAACACATCGTGCTGCTAATGTTTTGCCCCGACGATATTGCTGACGAAGCTGTTGAAGCTATTCGCGCTGCATCTCATACCGGCAATTCGGGCGACGGTCTGATTGCTGTTACTGCAGTCGAAGACATGGTGCGCATTCATAGTGGCGAACGCGGCGACGCGGCCCTCTAG
- a CDS encoding putative transcription regulator protein (CadR and PbrR family) (Evidence 3 : Function proposed based on presence of conserved amino acid motif, structural feature or limited homology; Product type pr : putative regulator) has product MKIGELATKTGCDVETIRYYEKSGILAAPARKANGYREYQIHHQERLQFIRHCRSLQMSLADIRILLDLQSNPAAGCQNVDDLLDLHIVEIQARVKMLLNLEQQLLTLRNQCSGPHSTRDCGILQNLNVPTDEHGCVCHDKLQ; this is encoded by the coding sequence ATGAAAATTGGTGAATTAGCGACGAAGACCGGGTGTGATGTCGAAACTATCCGCTACTACGAAAAATCGGGAATATTGGCAGCCCCAGCACGTAAAGCTAATGGATACCGTGAGTATCAAATCCATCACCAAGAGCGCCTTCAGTTCATACGGCATTGCCGGTCGTTGCAAATGAGCTTGGCTGACATACGTATTTTGCTCGATCTGCAGAGTAACCCTGCTGCCGGCTGCCAGAACGTCGATGATTTACTGGACTTGCATATTGTAGAAATCCAAGCACGCGTAAAAATGCTGCTGAATCTCGAACAACAATTGCTCACCTTGCGAAATCAATGCTCAGGACCACACTCAACTCGCGACTGCGGCATTCTTCAAAATCTGAATGTGCCAACTGACGAACATGGGTGCGTTTGCCACGACAAACTTCAGTAA
- the lspA1 gene encoding Lipoprotein signal peptidase (Prolipoprotein signal peptidase) (Signal peptidase II) (SPase II) (Evidence 2a : Function of homologous gene experimentally demonstrated in an other organism; PubMedId : 12475201, 10482504; Product type e : enzyme) produces MTEYNHARPGRWWALAMIVLLLDVTSKAAISTLMPYGESIPLTGYFNLVHARNTGAAFSLLANAGGWQRYFFITLAFGVSMWLALELRKQLPTLSAWAYSLILGGALGNAIDRLLRGHVVDYLDFHLGSWHWPAFNAADIGIVCGAVLLVVESLRPAVDDPKESPETITKAARPKSTRQS; encoded by the coding sequence ATGACAGAATACAATCATGCTCGCCCCGGGCGGTGGTGGGCTCTTGCCATGATAGTGCTCTTGCTCGATGTTACTTCCAAGGCTGCTATATCCACGTTGATGCCTTATGGAGAATCTATTCCGCTTACTGGTTATTTCAACTTAGTGCATGCCCGGAATACCGGTGCGGCATTTAGTTTGCTGGCTAATGCCGGAGGTTGGCAGCGATACTTCTTTATTACGCTAGCATTCGGCGTATCTATGTGGCTGGCTCTTGAACTGCGTAAGCAGTTGCCCACATTATCGGCATGGGCCTACAGCCTAATTTTGGGAGGCGCACTCGGAAACGCAATTGATCGTTTATTGCGCGGACACGTAGTTGATTATCTCGATTTTCATTTAGGTAGCTGGCATTGGCCGGCGTTCAACGCTGCAGATATCGGTATCGTCTGCGGTGCTGTGCTGCTAGTGGTAGAAAGCCTGCGTCCAGCTGTAGACGACCCAAAAGAGAGCCCGGAGACCATTACCAAGGCTGCTCGTCCTAAATCTACGAGACAGTCTTGA